TAGAAACACGGCATCAACCTCCCCACAAAATTTACTTGGGAATCCAGTGCCTTGAATGTCACGAACTTCAACCGTTATAAGACTGCTCAAACCATTCTTTTCAAAGTCCTCCCTGAGAATGCAAAGAAAACAAAACATTAAGTTACTGCAAACCACATATGCATTACTCTTCCAGCTACTGAAATTGAGATAAGCTCAGAAGGTTTAAAACAAATAATACCTTGCAGAATTTGCCCGGAGTTCATGGAAATCAAATGTATGAACATGACCCGAAGGTGCAACAGCCCGTGCAAGTGAAGTAGTGAGAGAGCCACTTCCAGTACCAGATTCCATTACCAAACACCCAGGATAGATCTCTAAAAATAAGATAACAAAGCTGATATCTGCTATGTATAGGATCTGTGTCCTGTGGCTCAGCACAAGTGTCCATAGCTCAGGCGTTGGGGCCAATAGATGCACAAAACCACCCTTTTTATTAAAGACCTTGCTTCCAAAAGGTTTTCCAATCCAATCTGAGTAGTCAAACGCACCAAATCGGTTCTGAAACTGTGCCCCACTGTTTACAGTGACAGCTTTCATGTGATCATGTCTCTCATAGACAATGACTAAATCACCTTCTTTTATACGACGCCCAAATGTAGTCTTATTCTCAGGTAGTATGGCCAGCATTTCTGCTTTAAAAGTATCCGCTTCCTCCTATTTCAAAAATATAACTCAAAGGTAATTTAACATTTCAAAAATGGTTGTGCATAAGATCTGAAGCCTGGACCATTAAAACCTGAAGATGTGATAGATTAATTTAgaacataaaaaaacaaaataatCATGTGATTAGGACTGAAATAATTTCACAAATATACATATTCACAAAAAGATCAACCAAGTTATTAAGAGCATGTCTCTGCCTGTTCTTGAAAAGCTGAAAACATAATGATTTTGGCAAAAACAGCATGTAGACTGTGGCATCCAAGTAAACATTACATGTTCATTATAAAAGTTACAATTTAGTTGACGTAGAAAATATATTTCACATGTTGGCAATCAGAACTCGAATTGCATCTTTAAGTAAGGAATGTAAGCAATCCAAATATACATAAATCATCTACAGAAAAGAGAAAACTAACTGATATGAAGGGCATGGTAGAACACGGTGGATAATGCAACTGAAGAGTTTCAGTTAGGTTATATGCCAAAACAGTTTAAGTTTATGATAGAACTTCAAATATGCAGAGTGCAATGTTAACATGAAAAGCAACTAAGATATTCGACAAACAGATTAGAATTCAATATTAAAGTTGTATTATCCTATATCTGTACAATATCTATGAGAGCACACATCCTACCAAGAATGGCTATGTATATTAATATGCAAAGAGGGAAGAAGACAATcatcagttaggaaccacaacggTTCCTATTCTGCCTCAACTATCACAACTGTCAAAATGTAATAACTACCCTCAGTTACCACtaaatttatttttctattatcATTCTTATTACATCTTAACACAATCTTAATTGACGAAGAAACTTCTTTCTAATCTTAATCTTAACACTAGTTATGATCAGAtatagcaagtttcagcatttaattttttcaaatacaCAAAACAACCAGCTGATCCAATAATAAACGATGCTAGATTATTAATAGAAACTTCCAGATTTGAGTGTTAGTCCAAATAATTAATTTCAACAGATAAAATCATCAGCAAGAGATCCTGAACAGCAAATTGGAGATCAGCATTAATTCAGTTCACTTTGCAATTAATAACAATGGCAGATCTGCTCACTATGATGAATGACAGCCTTAAATAGTTAGAAATTAATCAGTAAATATCACTCTCAGCAGATGATAATTCTAAAACAGCATATAAATTAGCCAACAATTAACTTATAGATGGGTTTATTGATCTCAACTTGTATATATCAGCAGAATACACTTACATCACCATACAACTGTACAGTTGGCAGAGATCCCTTTAAATTAGCAAATCAGAATGTATGACTCTTTAGTTGATGGCACCAGCTGATCTGTAAGTTGTGACAGAATGAAATCTGCAGCAAAGGAAGATCAAGCAGCTATTGGATTTGTGGAGGCTGTGCATGAGGTTGCTGCAGAGCCAATTGACTGGAAAGTGATGTGGCAGAACCTTCAATGGCTGTCAATTTGGACAGCCAACTGTACAGCAGGCTGCATACAGTGGCTGGTAAAAGAGACTTAAACCCTACTGTTGTACTTGGTGATTGTTAATATCAAATGTGGgaatctggtgcaacattagaTTCACTTGAAACCCCAACAAAAAATGATAAATTTGACGTTGTTGAGAATTCGCTTGCAAAATATAAATTGATTCAGCTGAAATAAATTGTAATAATAAGCTCAAATGTGATCCCTGAATAGAATCACCACCAATTGGACAAGTGGGGTTTTGCCCTTAAATGCTCAAAGTTGAAAATAGAATTCAATACAATGACAACTGGATGCCTTGCTTTGAGTGCTTCCCTTCTGTTTCTAGGCACACCCTTTTGTGCCCAtaattaatctaaatatttaaaGAACAGCTTTTAGATAAAATATTGCATATGTCTAATAATTTCTCATTTGAATGGCCGCTATAATAATTACATTTTATTTGCCCTACTGAAAGATTACTGGGCCCAACTCAAAATGCTATTATTACATTATTTCCTTCATTTTGTCCCTTAGCCTATGGGAAATATAAATAGGCACGTcttcaattaattcttccattCCAAAGAATGGGATACATCAATCTGCCCTTCCCATAATTGTTTGATCTTGAGGAATTGAAATTCTGGTTGCTTGAGTATCTCATGTCTTCCCATGTAGCACCTTTTGTGGGGAGATTGTTCCAATGCACTACACACTTgatggttctctctttctcctcAACTTCTTTTTTCTGATGTCAATAATGAATCTAGAAATCAAGATCAGCTTCCTCTCATCATCCAAGTAGGTCAACTCTGCTGAAGGACTGATGTGTTTCCCAAGAGCTCTTTTGAGGCATGAAACATGGAAAGACTTTATGAACCCTGTTGTGTTCTAGCAATTCCAACTTGTAGTCAACCTCACCCACTCTCCTTATGATCCTATATTGTCCATAAAACTTGGGTTTGAGCTTTTTGGATCTCTTCTTAATAGAAGAATGCATGTATGGCTGCAACTGTAGaaacaccatatctccaacctcaaatgTCCTCTCCATGCAGCTTTGATCTACATAGAATTTCCGCTTATTTTGATCTTGTTAAAGATGATCTTTGAGTAACCTCAATATCTCTTGGCTATGCTTAACCACATAACTAGTGACTAGTACCCTACTATTTGTAAATGCCAAATCAACAAAAGTTAGAGCATAATAaccatatggtgttataaatggAGAAATCATTGTAGACATCTGGTAGGAAGTTGTAGCAATATTATCACAAATGAAACCATTTGACCCATGGtagtttttgtaatgtccccttgcaCTTAGTCAGTTTGGCTTCCCGTAAGCCTATTCCTAGGTTCCCATAGGCTAAGCGGAGTTGGTTACCGGATTTGGTGTCTTGTGGAGAGCTCAAGCCAGTGATTTCAGTGTGTCCCAGCAGAGTTTCTATTTTTATTTAGTGCTATTTTGGGCACTTGGTCTCAGCTTCAGAGTGATGTGTTTTCAATTTCAGTCCTTGGTAAGTTTCATAAGGTTAGAGGAATATATTTTCTGATTTTCACTTGTATTTTTAAAAGGATGACATGAGTTTAtaaacttaagtgaataaagtgttCATAAAGTGTCCCCAAAAGCTACGTTTGGGAAAGCGGGGCCAAACTTAAGTTGTTAAAAGCTTATATTATGGCCCCAAAAGTGGATGCCAAGGAGAGAGGAAGATTAACAGGTCTTGAAAAAGAGTGAGTGAGGAAAAATATTTTAGATTCAAATGGTTTTGCCCTAACTTTTCCCTCCACTCTATAAATATCAGTTTTGGCTCTCATTTGAACATTCAAAAATTGACAACTTGCATGGTTTCCGATTCTCATTTGCTTTGATGTTGGCTAGATGAATGAAAGCTTttgtggatgattaatggtgaaacTCGCATAttcataccactagcttcttgctgattgtaagtttgccttgtgtggtcaactggaattggaattgaacttaacttcaattattgttcgtccattggtatgcattgccttgatggtattaATGTTGATGGTAGTAATTAGAACATCAAAtatttaccttagaagattgcactggctttgtggagttgttcattgatgtcaaagcaaaGTCTAGTAGAGTCTCACCAAGTCATTCACTAAATCCTACATTTctaggattagattagactctctaaaccctttctttttgttctttctttgttAGATGAGTTACTCCCAAGTTCCAATAGCATCCAAACATTCATGCatacaacgtaagtccccttgtaattccagcaatatcacatcaaaccattgagcttatccacgagtcaagacctgacaatttggaaccttggagttgtctcatttgatcgcaaAGCATAGCATTTGACAaacttgttcaagagaggataaatacCTTGGATTTTATTTAGTGTTTgattgtgcctaaaaaacacatcaacactaccccAAACCCCCACGAAGTTGTGGGATATAAAGCCAAAGCAAATTGACTTCGATGCGTCCACTTTCCAACATGTTACACTTGAGTCTAAACATAAGCACACTTTTAGTGCAAGTGGCAATAGCATTGCCTATGGTTCTTCAAATGTTCCTACATCATTTAATATCAATGAAGATGTTGGTATTGATGATTTAGAAAACCCTTGTGACACTAAAAACTGATAGTTcaacttgatattattattttaatattgaacttgaagtttgaacaatgaatattttattatatttagcaTTTATGTTTTAAATGACTTTTGGTGATTATATTATGCTATGTGGTCCAAACTTAATACctctttttaatatatatatgattTCTACATGTTTTTTGTAAAGATGAATCCAAAAAGAACCCAACccccaaat
This genomic stretch from Cryptomeria japonica chromosome 8, Sugi_1.0, whole genome shotgun sequence harbors:
- the LOC131046808 gene encoding uncharacterized protein LOC131046808 encodes the protein MLAILPENKTTFGRRIKEGDLVIVYERHDHMKAVTVNSGAQFQNRFGAFDYSDWIGKPFGSKVFNKKGGFVHLLAPTPELWTLVLSHRTQILYIADISFVILFLEIYPGCLVMESGTGSGSLTTSLARAVAPSGHVHTFDFHELRANSAREDFEKNGLSSLITVEVRDIQGTGFPSKFCGEVDAVFLDLPQPWLALASAAEVLKPDGVLCSFSPCIEQVQHTCEVLTSTDFTDVRTFEILLRTYEVREHSFTKMIDEQSSDEHGSFSSLPCKRLCSEIAKDNRSSTSTLEKGVTVNNEKVRMIVAKPNPETKGHTGYLTFARRIV